A section of the Candidatus Methylomirabilis tolerans genome encodes:
- a CDS encoding divalent-cation tolerance protein CutA, which translates to MEPTPYIVVLITASSKQEAETIGKTLVESRLAACVNILTGVSSLFRWQGVIEHQEEVLMLVKSRRELVSSIIEVVKRLHSYTVPEVVALPIVAGSPDYLIWMDESLQQTS; encoded by the coding sequence ATGGAGCCGACACCGTATATTGTCGTCCTGATTACAGCAAGCTCAAAACAGGAGGCGGAGACGATCGGTAAGACGTTGGTCGAGTCGCGGCTGGCGGCCTGCGTGAACATCTTGACCGGCGTGAGTTCCTTGTTCCGGTGGCAGGGAGTGATCGAACACCAGGAGGAGGTGCTTATGCTGGTGAAGAGCCGACGCGAACTGGTCTCTTCTATTATTGAGGTTGTAAAAAGGTTACACTCTTACACTGTACCGGAAGTCGTGGCGTTACCGATTGTTGCAGGATCCCCCGACTATCTTATTTGGATGGACGAATCGTTACAGCAGACGTCCTAG